The genomic DNA ATACATAGTTTTACACGAAGACAAAAAAGAAGAACAAAAAAGTTCCGGCTTACTCTTATATACCGGTGCCGGGTCAACCGGTTGGTATGCCTCCTGTAAGAATGAAGAAGATGGACAAGGCAGCTTTTCAAAGTCGGCTTATTTCTTTAGAGTATATGCAAGAGAGCTAAGTCGCAAAGCCAGAAAGCATTTTAAACTAATCGACTTCACAGTTGCAGAAAAATGTCAGATTATCTCTGAAATGAACGGTGGCATTTCTATCGATGCGTTACCCGAAAGAATCTATCCATTCCCAGCAGGCAGCATCGCAACCATTCATCTATCAAAAGAAAAACTAAAAGTAATAACTTATAATAAGGATGCACAATGACCTGTGGTAGCAAACCCGCCGTTAGGCGCACGCATCCAGTCCAGCACGGATTCGTGCTGGTGCATTCGCAAGGAGAAAACAATGACACAAGAAGAATTATTTGAACGAGCAAAGAAAGTAGCTCCAGGAGGAGTCCATTCTCCTGTGAGATCATTTAGAAGCGTAGGTGGAAATCCTGTATTTTTTAAAAGAGCAGAAGGTGCTTACCTTTATGATACGGATAACAAGGAGTATGTGGACTTTTGTCTAAGCTTCGGTCCCTTAATCCTCGGACATAGAGATCCCGAAATCGAAGAAGTAGTCAGAGAAACAATCGGACTTGCTTGGACATTCGGAGCTTGCGAGCCTTATTCGCTTGAGCTTGCTGAGTTTATCGTAAATGAAATTCCCTGGGTAGAAAAAATTCGTTTCGTTTCTTCCGGAACAGAAGCAGTGATGTCAGCACTTCGGGTTGCAAGAGCGGCTACAGGCAGAGATAAGATTTTAAAGTTTGATGGATGCTACCACGGTCACTCAGATGCCCTACTCGTAAAATCAGGCTCAGGACTTGCCGGTGAAGCAAGCTCAGACTCTGCGGGTATCGGAAAACACCAACTACAGGATACGCTTGTTTTGCCGCTCAACGATGAAGTCGCTGTAGAGAAATTATTCGCAGAGCATGGCAAATCTATTTCCTGTCTTATCATAGAGCCTCTGCCGGCTAATTACGGTTTACTCATACAAAGAAAAGAATACATCGAAAAAATCTGTAAGATTGCCAAGTCTCACGGCACACTTGTATTATTCGATGAAGTGATTTCTGGATTTAGAGTTGGGATGAAAGGAATGGGCGAATACTTTGACTTCAAACCCGACTTAGTAACTTACGGAAAAATCATCGGTGGAGGATTTCCCGTTGGAGCTTATGCAGGCAGCAAAGAACTAATGGACTTAGTCGCGCCAGCAGGACCTGTCTACCAAGCAGGAACGTTAAGCGGCAACCCAATCGGTATGAGAGCAGGACTTGCTGTTCTAAAAAAGATGAAGCGAGACAACCTCTACGAAAGCCTCACCGCACGAACCAAAAAATTTACCGATGAACTAAAATCTATCCTAAACGAAAAAGGAAATGCAAATTGGGATATATCCACATTTACCTCAATATTTTGGGCTCATCAAAAGACAGAGTCCCCTATTCGAACGATAGACGAAATTCCTTCCGGTCACAAAGAAGGCTTTGCCAAACTATTCCATTCTCTTTTAAAAGAAGGAGTCTATTTGGCTCCTTCTGGTTACGAAGTAGGATTTTTCTCTCACGCGCATAATGATGATATTACTACAAAGGTGTTAGAGAAAGTTAGGCTGGCAATGTCATATAAATAAGAGGTCACGCAAAGACGCTAAGAAAACATCTCTCACAGAGAGCACAGAGTTCCCAGAGAGTATTGATTCTATTGACTCTTTTCTTAGTGCTCTGTGAGAAAATCTTGTTTTACAAAACCCCTCATACTCAAAGCCTTTATATTTCTTTTAATTCTAAAGTTTTCAAAATGGAATCTATGAGAAATTTTTTATTGGCTTTAAATTCTTTAAAGAGTTTTTCTTGTTTTGCATTTAGCTTTGTATCATACTTCGCTTCTACTAAAATTTTATCCTGTGTAAAAAAATCTAACTCAACTTCCTCACTGAGCAGGTAATACAGTTTCTTTTTTTTTCGGAGAAGTAAATATACATAATTCTCAAAATAACTGCCCATGTCCCTGTCCCCATGAAATAAAAATTTTATTCCTAAATCACAGGAATAGATTTTTTTAGGAGTCAAAATTTTTTCATTAGTCTTGCCCCATCTGCTGACTAGATGAATTAAATAAGTATCTTCAAAGTATGCCAGATAACGTTTCGAAGTATCAGGAGAAATTTTTAAAATATTGGCTATTTTATTAATGCTGACTTGCTTACCACTTCTCTCCATTAGAAGTAAAAAATAATCTCTTAACAGATCGCCATTTTTTAGTCCATGAAAAGCTGTAATGTCTTTCTGAATAATATCATCCAAGAGCCCCATAAGATACTGTCTTTCTGGAAATAAAATATTCTCCGGTAGCCCGCCAATTTTTATATAATCTTTGAAGTAAGAATCTAGAAGTGCGGAGTCTCTTTTTTTTACAGTAATGTTTTTAAAATCTAGATACTCAAAAAAGTCCAGAGGTTGAATTTCAACGATAGTCGCTCTACCAGTGAGATAAGCCTTCTTATCTCTAAGTAAAGAACTCGAAGAAGAGGTTGCCACTATCTTAGCATTTTCTTTATCAAATAAATTCTTCAATTGAATATCGTAGTCGTTCTTGTATGCAACCTCATCAAAAAAAAGATAAACTTTTTCATCTGCTTTTACTTTCTGAATTTTGCGATAGAGTGCAACTATTTCATGGATTGTGCTATTCTTGAAAACATAATCATCCATACTGATATAGAAAATATTTTTAGGTTTAATTCCTTTTTCCAGAAGATGCTGAATGCTAAGTTTCATTAGGCTAGTCTTGCCTACTCTTCGCAGACCAGTCAAAAGCAGGATTCTTTTTCAGAGAGTAATGTCTCTATATCCTCAAAGAAACTTAAAGATAGTTCTCTCTGACTCAGTATCTAGAATTCAGGGGAATTCTTTTTTTCTTAAGCAACACTCCCCTTTACATCTTCCAAATACAAATAGGTTGCGAGAAGACCGTTGGTGTTGCGGATAAGACTGAATACCTCCGAGAGTGTGCAGACATGAGTGATGATGACTTCATTTTCATCGGCTGCACCTGCGGACTTATCACGGTAAGTATCAATCTCTTCGCGGGAAAGGGGAATTTCACAGGCAAAGAAATATCCCGCTTCATCGAGTAGACCGGCAGAGCTATAAAGAGGCTCAGCGTGAAGCAAACGGAGATTATCCCTTGTAATTTTTAGTCCGGTTTCTTCTTCTACTTCTTTGACTGCAACTTTCCAGGGGTCAGGCTCGCTATCGCACATACCGGCTGGGTGTTCGTAGAATATATCGCCGTTAGCCACACGTCTTTGCTTGACTAATAAAAAGTATTTGTTGCCAGTTTCTTTTTCGATGAGGCAAGTCACTACCGCTACAAAATGTCCACGAATTAAAACAACGGGTAGTAGTTTGTGATTGTCAGGATCAACTGCATCGATATGCACCAGAGTAAAAAGCATTTCCCCGTTGGGTTTGTTTACTGTATGTAATTCTTTAACGGAGTTGATTTTGATTTTGTGCTTTAGTAGCACATCTCGCCAGGATTTAAATTTAAATGAGTCTTCGAACTTTTCCATTCTAATAAAAAATTCTATTGCTATGGAATTGTCAAAGAGAATTTATCAGCGTTTTGAATTAATATTTCTCAAATCGTTTTTTCATTTCAGAAAGTTTCGCATTGGCACTGTCTAAATACAATGCATTGTCCAATATCTTTTTGGCTCTCGCATACATTTTTAACTCAATGTAAATTTCAATCAGTAGAATCAGGTTATTTAGATTCATAGGCTCTCTTAATTTCAATCTTTCTGAATAGTCTGCGGCTAATTCGAGTTGGCTACTTAGCTTAACACTCTTCGCAGCCGCTAACAAGAACATGGATTCACCTGGATATACATTTAATAGCGTAGAATAAGCCTCTGCAGCTCTTTGAAAGTCTCCTTGTTTATACAGAATATTTGCCTTTAGCCGCAGATATGTTTTCCCCGTATAGGAATCTTCCATTTTTTCTAACTCTTTCCATGCTTCTTGGAATTCTTCTTGGTTGTAATGATTTAACGCTAATTTTAATGGAGAATATTCGTATTCTTCTTCGGTCGGTGAATATCCATTATATTCAATTCGCATTAGACTAAAATCATCTGTCAGTTCTCCCTTGCTTTCGGTAATGGAATAGATTTGCGCCAAATCAGCATCTGCCTCTTCGACAGTTTTCAAAAAAAGATTTTCGTCTTCATTGATAATTCGGTTTCCCTCATTATCTATTCCGATTTTTAAATCATCTTTTCCATCTGAACCCATTAGAATAATATCACCTTTGTGCAATTGAAAAGTTTTAATTCTAAAATCTCCGAATCGATCAGGAAAGAGCATCCCAATTTTATGAATGTTCAATTCTTCTTCTAGGAAGGATGCTTTTTTATCTCGATAGAGAGCACAAAAAGGATGCTCGGCATTTATATAATAAATAAATCCGCGCTCGTTGTCTACAAGTCCAAGGATAACAGAAGCCATCATTGAACCGTCAAAGGATTCAAATATACTTTGCAACTCTTGATAGGATTGCTTTAACCATCTCTCCGGAAAAATATTTTCTTCGCCAGAAAGAATTTTGTTTCTAGACAGAATGGATTTGAAGACGACGCCTAACGCAAGTGCCCCGCCTGCTCCCTGAATGGATTTCCCCATTGCATCTCCATTTAGAAATGCTGTAAATATTTTTCCTTTTAGATTAATTGTTTCGGAAATGCAAATGTCTCCACCAATTTCGTGAATTTTCTTTTTGAATTCAAATTCCTTTTTTTGCTTTGTAAAACTTTGTATCTGAACGGAACTGTCTCCATTAACGTTAGACGCGAGAGGCTCAATGATGAGTGTAGTAAGAAAATAATCTCCGTCCTGTTGGACTTTTAGTTTTTCGATTTCATTTTTTGAAAGTAAAAGGTCTCTTGTTCTCTCTTCTACTTTTTCTTCTAGATGATTGGAATAGTCGTCTAATTTCTGTTTGCCGTCTTTAATCGAAGCAACCATTTTGTTAAACGATGTCGTCAAAAAACCAATTTCGTCATGGACTCCAACTGTAACTTCGACATCTAAATGTCCGCGCTCTACTTTTCTCAAACCAAATAAAAGTCGCTCTAGTGGCATTACCAAGGCTCTGGAAAGAAAAATAGGAGTGCCCAGAAATATTAAGCCAAGCGCAAAGAATAATAGATAAACAAACACTCTTGCTTCTCTGTCCATGTATTC from Leptospiraceae bacterium includes the following:
- a CDS encoding glutamate-1-semialdehyde 2,1-aminomutase, giving the protein MTQEELFERAKKVAPGGVHSPVRSFRSVGGNPVFFKRAEGAYLYDTDNKEYVDFCLSFGPLILGHRDPEIEEVVRETIGLAWTFGACEPYSLELAEFIVNEIPWVEKIRFVSSGTEAVMSALRVARAATGRDKILKFDGCYHGHSDALLVKSGSGLAGEASSDSAGIGKHQLQDTLVLPLNDEVAVEKLFAEHGKSISCLIIEPLPANYGLLIQRKEYIEKICKIAKSHGTLVLFDEVISGFRVGMKGMGEYFDFKPDLVTYGKIIGGGFPVGAYAGSKELMDLVAPAGPVYQAGTLSGNPIGMRAGLAVLKKMKRDNLYESLTARTKKFTDELKSILNEKGNANWDISTFTSIFWAHQKTESPIRTIDEIPSGHKEGFAKLFHSLLKEGVYLAPSGYEVGFFSHAHNDDITTKVLEKVRLAMSYK
- a CDS encoding NUDIX hydrolase is translated as MEKFEDSFKFKSWRDVLLKHKIKINSVKELHTVNKPNGEMLFTLVHIDAVDPDNHKLLPVVLIRGHFVAVVTCLIEKETGNKYFLLVKQRRVANGDIFYEHPAGMCDSEPDPWKVAVKEVEEETGLKITRDNLRLLHAEPLYSSAGLLDEAGYFFACEIPLSREEIDTYRDKSAGAADENEVIITHVCTLSEVFSLIRNTNGLLATYLYLEDVKGSVA
- a CDS encoding SpoIIE family protein phosphatase; its protein translation is MSLFSPFYFNYPSISTLENFFLFLASSLFLFLIPNKSQATKYLFLCTFSGMFVGLGYVLTQGYYAENPIARMMTLFAIPFHFLSYSQFILHFPRLEKPKLAKFLLIFQIIIAAFLIFRLFYLSYNQNMIFDFDGESFEYDIFDFLKIYSLVTFSFIVLTIILGIWRIFSLEGKDRYYQSLIFLGIFVAILIPGIANILSKLGVVTRGVYLVTVSLSTNTGVFILIVAFINRTPDRTTFMAKILAVCFLVFIIVYNFLAYFALRERENSYHTLKTQDMELALLKPEAVKDLKYVVSYHLDKEDFQFFNTDEKNSLNEFHKVDLMKALYLKKLKTMPADKGELSQYWDLFFNSNNAYEKSFLLPFHQYLLKRNSDELTNSNLSIVLEEERKKLFKIHNDLKLIPVKKIKEQLPKFLEKLNPEFIPFKEAILNYSQANANKDEYLFKEGVLQFVKPYPVDAQKLMREDLKSKQHYIAFIRFDEKNLILSEIGFSYHFYREYMDREARVFVYLLFFALGLIFLGTPIFLSRALVMPLERLLFGLRKVERGHLDVEVTVGVHDEIGFLTTSFNKMVASIKDGKQKLDDYSNHLEEKVEERTRDLLLSKNEIEKLKVQQDGDYFLTTLIIEPLASNVNGDSSVQIQSFTKQKKEFEFKKKIHEIGGDICISETINLKGKIFTAFLNGDAMGKSIQGAGGALALGVVFKSILSRNKILSGEENIFPERWLKQSYQELQSIFESFDGSMMASVILGLVDNERGFIYYINAEHPFCALYRDKKASFLEEELNIHKIGMLFPDRFGDFRIKTFQLHKGDIILMGSDGKDDLKIGIDNEGNRIINEDENLFLKTVEEADADLAQIYSITESKGELTDDFSLMRIEYNGYSPTEEEYEYSPLKLALNHYNQEEFQEAWKELEKMEDSYTGKTYLRLKANILYKQGDFQRAAEAYSTLLNVYPGESMFLLAAAKSVKLSSQLELAADYSERLKLREPMNLNNLILLIEIYIELKMYARAKKILDNALYLDSANAKLSEMKKRFEKY